One window of Euzebyales bacterium genomic DNA carries:
- a CDS encoding rhodanese-like domain-containing protein produces MYDLWAALRDVTAEHHDGLDALARAYLGDREQLEAVTRDELRRRLDRGEVTVIDVRPRPEYDAGHIP; encoded by the coding sequence GTGTACGACCTGTGGGCGGCACTGCGTGACGTCACCGCTGAGCACCACGACGGGCTCGACGCACTCGCCCGCGCCTACCTCGGCGACCGCGAGCAGCTCGAGGCCGTCACCCGCGACGAGCTGCGCCGCCGCCTCGACCGCGGCGAGGTCACTGTCATCGACGTCCGCCCGCGCCCCGAGTACGACGCCGGCCACATCCCCG